One stretch of Tistrella bauzanensis DNA includes these proteins:
- a CDS encoding TetR/AcrR family transcriptional regulator: protein MMAKDGLRPGGRSARVQASVHQAVRRLTARLGRPGVTIPMVAAEAGVTPSTIYRRWGDLAGLLADVAVERMQPDTMPVDTGGLVTDLDLWFEQYAEEMSSGPGRDMLKDILAAGPEPDRMARCCGYTTTQLDHILDRAAARGEAVPAAAALIDDVVAPILYRILFGGGPVDAAFCSARIRLALARDGQPQRQHRTP from the coding sequence ATGATGGCGAAGGACGGCCTTCGTCCGGGCGGGCGCAGTGCACGGGTTCAGGCCTCGGTTCACCAGGCGGTGCGCCGGTTGACCGCCCGCCTGGGCCGCCCCGGGGTCACCATCCCGATGGTCGCCGCCGAGGCCGGCGTCACGCCATCGACCATCTACCGGCGCTGGGGCGATCTGGCGGGCCTGCTCGCCGATGTGGCGGTTGAGCGGATGCAGCCGGACACCATGCCGGTCGATACCGGCGGGCTGGTCACCGATCTCGATCTATGGTTCGAGCAATATGCCGAGGAAATGTCGTCAGGGCCCGGCCGCGACATGCTGAAGGACATCCTGGCAGCCGGCCCCGAGCCGGACCGCATGGCACGCTGCTGCGGCTATACCACCACTCAGCTCGACCACATCCTCGATCGCGCCGCGGCACGGGGCGAAGCGGTGCCCGCCGCCGCCGCGCTGATCGATGATGTGGTCGCGCCGATCCTCTACCGGATCCTGTTCGGCGGTGGCCCGGTCGATGCCGCGTTCTGCAGCGCCCGCATCCGCCTCGCCCTCGCCAGGGATGGCCAGCCTCAGCGGCAGCATCGAACGCCGTGA
- a CDS encoding alkylphosphonate utilization protein → MMADHDDAQDEYVYDEASGEWRPASEVTAAAAAGPRVVYDAAGNALSDGDAVTLIKDLKVKGTNQTLKQGTVIKSIRLTANDDEIDCRHEAVKGLVLRTEFVRKR, encoded by the coding sequence ATCATGGCCGATCACGACGACGCGCAGGACGAGTATGTTTATGACGAGGCCAGCGGCGAGTGGCGCCCGGCCTCGGAGGTGACGGCCGCGGCTGCTGCCGGCCCTCGGGTGGTGTATGACGCGGCGGGTAATGCACTCAGCGATGGGGACGCGGTGACCTTGATCAAAGACCTGAAGGTGAAGGGCACCAACCAGACCCTGAAACAGGGCACGGTGATCAAGTCGATCCGCCTGACCGCGAATGACGACGAGATCGACTGCCGGCACGAGGCGGTGAAGGGCCTGGTTCTGCGGACGGAATTCGTGCGCAAGCGCTGA